The Pseudomonas sp. SCA2728.1_7 DNA segment TTCGACCTGGGCGTACCGGTCTTCGGTATCTGCTACGGCATGCAGACCATGGCCGAGCAACTGGGCGGCAAGGTTGAAGGTTCCGAGCTGCGTGAGTTCGGTTACGCCCGCGTTGACGTGGTCGGCAAGAGCCGCCTGCTCGACGGCATCGAAGACCATATCGACGCTGACGGCCTGTTCGGCCTCGACGTATGGATGAGCCACGGTGACAAGGTCACCAGGATGCCGGAAGACTTCCACATTCTGGCCAGCACCCCGAGCTGCCCGATCGCCGGTATGTTCAACGACGACCGTGGCTACTACGGCGTGCAGTTCCACCCGGAAGTGACCCACACCAAGCAGGGCGGTCGCATCCTCTCGCGTTTCGTCCTCGACATCTGCGGCTGTGAAGCCCTGTGGACGCCGTCGAAGATCGCTGAAGACGCTATCGCCAACATCCGCGCCCAGGTCGGTACCGACAACGTGCTGCTGGGTCTGTCCGGCGGCGTTGACTCCTCGGTGGTTGCCGCGCTGCTGCACAAAGCCATCGGCGACCAACTGACCTGCGTCTTCGTCGACAATGGCCTGCTGCGTCTGCACGAAGGCGAGCAAGTGATGGCCATGTTCGCCGAGAACATGGGCGTCAAAGTCATTCGCGCCAACGCTGAAGAGCAGTTCCTGAACAACCTGGCCGGCGAAGCCGATCCAGAGAAGAAGCGCAAGATCATCGGTCGCACCTTCATCGACGTCTTCGATGCCCAGTCGAACAAACTGGAAAACATCAAGTACCTCGCTCAGGGCACCATCTACCCGGACGTGATCGAGTCGGCTGGCGCGAAAAGCGGCAAGGCTCACGTGATCAAGTCGCACCACAACGTGGGCGGCCTGCCGGAAGAGATGAACCTGAAACTGGTCGAGCCACTGCGCGAACTGTTCAAGGACGAAGTCCGTCGTCTGGGTCTGGAACTCGGCCTGCCGTACGACATGGTCTACCGTCACCCGTTCCCGGGCCCGGGTCTGGGCGTGCGCATCCTCGGTGAAGTGAAGAAGGAATACGCCGACCTGCTGCGTCGCGCTGACCACATCTTCATCGAAGAACTGCGTAAAGCCGACTGGTACCACAAAGTCAGCCAGGCGTTCGTGGTGTTTCAGCCAGTGAAATCGGTTGGCGTTGTTGGCGACGGCCGTCGTTACGCTTGGGTAGTTGCCCTGCGTGCCGTGGAGACCATCGACTTCATGACCGCGCGTTGGGCTCACCTGCCTTACGAACTGCTGGAAACCGTCTCCGGCCG contains these protein-coding regions:
- the guaA gene encoding glutamine-hydrolyzing GMP synthase; this translates as MALDIHAHRILILDFGSQYTQLIARRVREIGVYCELHPFDMDEDAIREFAPKGVILAGGPESVHVADSPRCPQAVFDLGVPVFGICYGMQTMAEQLGGKVEGSELREFGYARVDVVGKSRLLDGIEDHIDADGLFGLDVWMSHGDKVTRMPEDFHILASTPSCPIAGMFNDDRGYYGVQFHPEVTHTKQGGRILSRFVLDICGCEALWTPSKIAEDAIANIRAQVGTDNVLLGLSGGVDSSVVAALLHKAIGDQLTCVFVDNGLLRLHEGEQVMAMFAENMGVKVIRANAEEQFLNNLAGEADPEKKRKIIGRTFIDVFDAQSNKLENIKYLAQGTIYPDVIESAGAKSGKAHVIKSHHNVGGLPEEMNLKLVEPLRELFKDEVRRLGLELGLPYDMVYRHPFPGPGLGVRILGEVKKEYADLLRRADHIFIEELRKADWYHKVSQAFVVFQPVKSVGVVGDGRRYAWVVALRAVETIDFMTARWAHLPYELLETVSGRIINEIEGISRVTYDVSSKPPATIEWE